Sequence from the Candidatus Stygibacter australis genome:
TCACAATTCCATTGCAAATTGCCAGGTATATCATCAGGTTGCCTTAAAATACGGAATTGATCTGCTCTACGGTCTGGAAATTCAAACTGCTGAAGAAATCCATATCATCACTCTCTTTGATGATCTTAAAATAGCCACCGAATTTGCTAACATCATCTTTGATTCCCTGCTGCCAATACCTAATGATCCGGAATTCTTTGGTGACCAGGTTGTGATAGATGCTGAGGAAAATATCATAAAATTTGAAGCGAAAGCATTGATCAATTCGTCTCTGCTTACTCTTGATGAGATTGTGAGTATTGCCGAAGAGCATGAGGCATTTATCTTCCCTGCTCATGTGGATGCACCCAGTTACAGTATTATTGGTCAATTAGGTATTATTCCTGATAATCTGAAATTTCATGCTTGTGGTATCACTGCTAAGGCTGATCCTCAAAACCTCATCTCCATTTATCCTCAATTGGCAAATTACACTCTGATCAAAAATTCCGATGCTCATTACCTGGATGATATTGGTTCTGGATACACTGAATTTTATCTTGATTCTCCCACGATTGGGGAATTGAAAAATGCCTGCTGTAATAAGTATGGCAGAAAAGTACTCGTTAAATAAATATCTTTATAATAAATATATAGGAGGAATTATGGCTGGAGATTGTTGCTCAGAAAATGCACTCTTTGCAGACCTGGAGAAGATTATTAATGACAAGAGCGATCTTGAGAATCCCTTGATCGAGGTATTAAGAGAAGCTCAAGAGCTTTTTGGTTTTCTCCCCGAGGAAGTTCAGCTCTTTATTGCGGATAAGATGGGTATACCCGTGAGTGAGGTATATGGAGTTGTTACTTTCTATAATTTTTTCAGCATGAAGCCACGTGGAAAACACGTTGTCAATGTATGCACTGGAACTGCATGTTATGTGAAAGGTGCTCCCAGATTGTTACAAATGCTCACTGACGAATTAGGAGTAGAATTAGGTGAAACCACACCCGATGATTTATTTACTCTCAGTTCTGTTCGCTGTGTCGGTGCCTGTTCACTGGCACCCGTTTTCGTGATTGGCGAAGATACCTATGGTCGCATAGAAAATCGTGATAACCTGAAAGCGATACTTGATAAATATCGCCAAAACTGATCCCACGGTTAAGCTATGCAGGATATTTCATTACATTTACTGGATATTATTGAGAATTCAGTGCGTGCCAAAGCTCGTAACATCTGGCTTACGATCTTGATCAGGCATTCAGCTGATCTTTTGCAGATAACTGTGAAAGATGATGGCAGCGGGATGGATTATGAAACTCTGCAGGCTGCTCAGAATCCCTTTTACACTACCAAAATGGACCGTGTAAAAAAAATCGGACTGGGTATCCCTCTCTTCAAAGAGAATGCTGAACGCTGTGATGGAAGCTTCAGGATTGAAAGCATTATTGGCAAAGGAACCACTATTATTGCGGAATTTGCTTATGATCATATTGACCGGATGCCTCTGGGCAGTATATCAGATACAATCCTCACTTCCATACTTGGTCATGAGCATACTGATATTCATCTAGATCTAATTAA
This genomic interval carries:
- a CDS encoding PHP domain-containing protein, which encodes MHWYKADLHLHSVLSPCGDLQMSPNAVMKKASEKDLDLIAITDHNSIANCQVYHQVALKYGIDLLYGLEIQTAEEIHIITLFDDLKIATEFANIIFDSLLPIPNDPEFFGDQVVIDAEENIIKFEAKALINSSLLTLDEIVSIAEEHEAFIFPAHVDAPSYSIIGQLGIIPDNLKFHACGITAKADPQNLISIYPQLANYTLIKNSDAHYLDDIGSGYTEFYLDSPTIGELKNACCNKYGRKVLVK
- a CDS encoding NAD(P)H-dependent oxidoreductase subunit E — its product is MAGDCCSENALFADLEKIINDKSDLENPLIEVLREAQELFGFLPEEVQLFIADKMGIPVSEVYGVVTFYNFFSMKPRGKHVVNVCTGTACYVKGAPRLLQMLTDELGVELGETTPDDLFTLSSVRCVGACSLAPVFVIGEDTYGRIENRDNLKAILDKYRQN
- a CDS encoding ATP-binding protein, translated to MQDISLHLLDIIENSVRAKARNIWLTILIRHSADLLQITVKDDGSGMDYETLQAAQNPFYTTKMDRVKKIGLGIPLFKENAERCDGSFRIESIIGKGTTIIAEFAYDHIDRMPLGSISDTILTSILGHEHTDIHLDLINQKADGEALEFKFSTALVKKELDDIPLTYPDVITFLNEMLNEGIKNTDMEEN